One Fibrobacter sp. genomic window carries:
- the rfaE1 gene encoding D-glycero-beta-D-manno-heptose-7-phosphate kinase, translating to MQGQQISPDRLKRVIESFRNTSLIVVGDVMVDEYLWGDVKRISPEAPVPVVEVESVSRGLGGAANVVQNLSSLGIKPVLVSVCGNDENGMHLKGNLEKIGCGSEGIIFSSTRPTTIKTRILARNQQVVRADRELVKDLSSEESEKLWESYQGLFDRCQGTIISDYGKGVISLPFLELIIEKCSKAKHFVAIDPKERHFDQYKGVTVVTPNLREAHAMLGVPYRNCSDEEIRDLGWKIVDNLSLPYLLITLSERGMALFESSGRVFRHLPTMARKVFDVTGAGDTVISVFSAAVTSGATPIEAAFLANYAAGLTVAELGTASVSPEDLMAACGVA from the coding sequence GGGCCAGCAGATTTCTCCTGATCGTTTAAAGAGGGTAATTGAAAGTTTCCGTAACACATCGCTGATTGTAGTCGGTGATGTGATGGTTGATGAATATCTCTGGGGTGATGTAAAGAGAATCTCTCCTGAGGCGCCTGTTCCTGTTGTGGAGGTTGAATCGGTCAGCCGCGGGCTGGGTGGGGCGGCCAATGTGGTTCAGAACCTTTCCAGTCTTGGGATAAAGCCGGTGTTGGTATCGGTTTGTGGTAACGATGAAAACGGGATGCATCTAAAGGGAAACCTGGAGAAGATCGGGTGCGGCTCAGAAGGGATAATCTTTTCCAGTACCCGTCCTACTACTATAAAGACAAGGATCCTTGCCCGTAACCAGCAGGTTGTCAGGGCTGACCGGGAATTGGTGAAGGATCTAAGCAGTGAGGAGAGTGAGAAACTTTGGGAGAGCTACCAGGGACTCTTTGATCGCTGCCAGGGGACTATTATCTCGGATTATGGAAAAGGGGTTATATCTCTTCCTTTTCTAGAGCTAATTATAGAAAAATGCTCTAAGGCGAAGCACTTCGTAGCCATAGACCCCAAGGAGCGCCATTTTGATCAATACAAGGGTGTGACAGTGGTTACTCCAAATCTCAGGGAGGCGCATGCGATGCTGGGTGTTCCTTACCGGAACTGTTCCGATGAGGAGATCAGGGATTTGGGATGGAAGATAGTTGACAATTTATCTCTTCCATACCTGCTTATCACTCTCAGTGAGCGTGGGATGGCTTTGTTTGAGAGCAGCGGGAGAGTATTCAGGCATCTTCCTACCATGGCCAGGAAAGTATTTGATGTGACAGGGGCCGGGGATACGGTTATCAGTGTGTTTTCTGCTGCTGTGACAAGTGGTGCAACACCGATCGAGGCGGCATTTCTGGCAAACTATGCCGCTGGATTGACAGTTGCAGAGCTTGGCACCGCATCTGTGAGCCCCGAGGACCTGATGGCTGCGTGCGGGGTCGCTTAA